A genomic stretch from Desulfotignum balticum DSM 7044 includes:
- a CDS encoding thiolase family protein encodes MRDVMVLGVGVHPFGRFEGKSYEDLGQEAVKAALKDAGDIPWTKVQSAFCGTMHGGTGAGHRVLARVGMTGIPIVNVETGCASGSTAFTLAYQQVAAGVCDVAIAIGVEKMPRGFMRMTSYPQWQTLSGLAINPLEFSLRASRHIAEFGTTEEQLAKVSVKSHKNGALNPYAMYQKEMSLEEILNSKMVCYPLRLLEFAAPGEGAGAAILCTQEVARQYNSGRAVKVAASCIGVAQYGTSRCGGGIGGMGQSAVIHNEEVATKLSRQAYESAGIGPKDLDLVELQDTDSSSEIILYEQFGLCEIGEGGRLIDEGRTELGGDIPVNPSGGLLSCSEPTGASAMRQIAELTWHLRGEAGKRQIAGAKIGMAQASGAGGNCSIVILKK; translated from the coding sequence ATGAGAGATGTAATGGTTCTGGGAGTCGGAGTTCACCCTTTTGGCCGGTTCGAGGGCAAGAGTTATGAGGACCTGGGACAGGAGGCGGTGAAGGCGGCGTTAAAAGATGCGGGGGATATCCCATGGACAAAGGTACAGTCAGCCTTCTGCGGTACCATGCACGGCGGAACAGGGGCCGGGCACCGGGTACTGGCACGAGTGGGCATGACGGGAATACCCATTGTCAATGTGGAAACCGGATGCGCATCTGGCAGTACGGCCTTCACACTGGCTTATCAGCAGGTTGCGGCCGGCGTTTGTGATGTCGCCATTGCCATCGGGGTTGAAAAAATGCCCCGGGGATTCATGCGGATGACTTCCTATCCGCAGTGGCAGACCCTGAGCGGCCTGGCCATCAATCCCCTTGAATTCTCGTTGAGAGCCAGCCGGCATATTGCCGAATTCGGGACCACGGAAGAACAGCTCGCCAAGGTATCTGTCAAAAGTCATAAAAACGGAGCCTTGAACCCCTATGCCATGTATCAGAAAGAGATGTCGCTGGAGGAGATCCTGAATTCAAAAATGGTCTGCTATCCGTTGAGGCTGCTGGAATTTGCCGCTCCGGGGGAAGGGGCCGGGGCCGCCATTCTGTGCACTCAAGAAGTGGCCCGTCAGTACAATTCCGGCAGGGCTGTCAAGGTGGCTGCGTCCTGCATTGGGGTCGCACAATACGGGACATCCAGATGCGGCGGCGGTATCGGCGGCATGGGCCAAAGTGCAGTAATCCATAATGAAGAAGTGGCAACCAAATTATCACGACAGGCGTATGAGTCTGCGGGTATTGGTCCCAAAGATCTGGATCTGGTGGAGCTTCAGGATACGGACTCAAGTTCTGAGATTATCCTGTACGAGCAGTTCGGATTGTGTGAGATCGGTGAAGGCGGCCGCCTCATCGACGAAGGCAGGACCGAACTGGGAGGTGATATTCCTGTTAATCCAAGCGGTGGCCTGCTCTCCTGTTCAGAACCCACCGGTGCCTCGGCCATGCGCCAGATCGCTGAATTGACATGGCATCTCAGAGGAGAGGCCGGAAAACGTCAGATTGCCGGGGCAAAGATCGGAATGGCTCAGGCTTCGGGAGCCGGCGGCAATTGCAGCATCGTTATCTTGAAAAAATGA
- a CDS encoding acetyl-CoA hydrolase/transferase family protein has translation MRWQDRYKKKLLTAEQAAGLVTSGSEVLFSMMNQPMDIGHALASRYNELENVTITSHWVEDYPFLHPEKHPEMTKVFSIQDAFPLRHTRKEVQEHQVDYKPTVFGLSDGKRQKDNNRGSLYHFKDFFFLKVAPPNSSGYCSFGHQTWYSPSACKTAKKVIAEIDPDIPWVFGEYIHMDDIDYLVEAPMEEPAAKVDHAPATSTEDWELSQVIGVHTASLIRDGDTLQIGTGTASEAVINFLDDKNDLGIDTELIFRQLIDMKQRGIITDKRKNIDRGKSVASSFRTYTGADPDIPKALKYISQNPGFEFRDISYICNVPRIARQDNMVAINNALAVDLMGQIVVTHVGPNPIGSPGGSIEYCLGAHYAKNGRSIFALPSTALGGKVSRIMPRLDPGAVVAIPMFYADYIITEHGVANLDCKNLRERAEALISIAHPDFQPELKAEAKKLFGL, from the coding sequence ATGAGATGGCAGGACAGATACAAGAAAAAACTGCTGACGGCTGAACAGGCAGCCGGTCTGGTGACCAGTGGTTCTGAGGTGCTTTTTTCCATGATGAATCAACCTATGGATATCGGGCATGCATTGGCCAGTCGATATAATGAACTGGAAAATGTCACCATCACCTCTCACTGGGTGGAAGATTATCCATTTTTGCATCCGGAGAAACATCCTGAAATGACGAAAGTATTCTCAATTCAGGATGCGTTTCCACTCAGACACACCCGAAAAGAAGTCCAAGAACACCAGGTCGACTACAAACCCACGGTTTTCGGACTCAGTGACGGCAAAAGACAAAAGGACAACAACCGCGGAAGCCTCTATCACTTCAAGGATTTCTTCTTTCTTAAGGTGGCACCGCCCAATTCGTCCGGTTACTGCAGTTTCGGTCACCAGACCTGGTATTCACCCAGTGCCTGCAAGACAGCCAAAAAAGTTATTGCAGAAATAGATCCGGACATTCCCTGGGTATTTGGTGAGTATATTCACATGGATGACATTGATTATTTGGTGGAAGCACCCATGGAAGAACCCGCTGCCAAAGTGGATCACGCTCCAGCGACTTCCACGGAGGACTGGGAGCTGTCCCAGGTGATCGGTGTCCACACAGCGTCTCTGATCAGGGATGGCGACACACTCCAGATCGGCACGGGAACCGCTTCCGAAGCGGTGATCAATTTCCTGGACGATAAAAACGACCTGGGGATCGATACGGAACTGATATTCCGTCAGTTGATTGACATGAAGCAGCGGGGCATCATTACGGACAAAAGGAAAAATATTGATCGCGGAAAAAGTGTGGCATCCAGTTTCCGGACCTATACAGGTGCTGATCCCGACATTCCGAAAGCATTGAAATACATCAGCCAGAATCCGGGATTCGAGTTCCGGGACATTTCATATATCTGCAATGTGCCGCGGATTGCCCGGCAGGATAATATGGTTGCCATTAACAATGCGCTGGCTGTCGATCTGATGGGGCAGATCGTGGTGACCCATGTGGGTCCCAACCCCATCGGCAGCCCGGGAGGTTCCATTGAATACTGCCTGGGAGCCCACTACGCCAAAAATGGCCGGTCCATATTTGCCCTGCCGTCAACGGCATTGGGCGGAAAGGTCTCCCGAATCATGCCCCGGCTGGATCCGGGAGCTGTCGTGGCAATTCCCATGTTTTATGCGGATTACATCATCACTGAACATGGGGTTGCCAACCTGGATTGTAAAAACCTGCGGGAACGGGCAGAGGCATTAATCTCAATTGCTCATCCGGATTTTCAACCGGAACTCAAGGCTGAAGCAAAGAAATTATTTGGCCTTTGA
- a CDS encoding acyl-CoA dehydrogenase family protein, whose protein sequence is MDLALSKEQKMLTKSVRDFMRDKFTRDLIDQIDEGDLGYSPETWDKIAELGWMEIVFPEKYDGAGMSFLDLALMLEEIARIRPISPFFSTIILGGLPVLDLGNEDQKQAYLPEITAGKTIVTLALLETTAQYDASGIHLRAVESGDGFVLNGSKILVPDGHVADYLICVARTGENTSPAEGITLFIVDIKSPGISCRHQKTLNDDIVSEIVFKNVKVPGKNILGTIGDAWNDVQKILDRAAVAKCCEMVGGAQRVLELSVEHAKKRKQFNRPIGSFQAIQHHCANILSDVDSSRMITYEAAWRISEDMPYAVESAMAKSWTSEAYKRVVHLGVQIHGGSGLITDYDMHRYFKAAKVGGLMFGDSLYHRKLLTERLNDFKEPVTNR, encoded by the coding sequence ATGGATTTAGCATTATCAAAAGAACAGAAAATGCTCACGAAATCAGTTCGTGACTTTATGCGGGACAAATTTACCAGAGATCTTATTGATCAGATCGATGAGGGGGATCTGGGCTATTCTCCAGAAACCTGGGATAAAATAGCGGAACTGGGCTGGATGGAAATCGTATTTCCAGAAAAATACGATGGTGCCGGGATGTCCTTTCTTGATCTGGCATTGATGCTGGAAGAAATCGCCAGGATCCGTCCCATCAGCCCTTTTTTTTCCACCATCATTCTGGGTGGACTGCCGGTCCTTGATTTGGGGAATGAGGATCAGAAACAGGCGTATCTGCCTGAAATTACTGCCGGAAAAACCATTGTCACACTGGCACTTTTGGAAACCACTGCGCAATATGACGCGTCCGGCATCCACCTGAGGGCGGTTGAGTCCGGGGATGGATTTGTTTTGAACGGTTCCAAAATTCTTGTGCCTGATGGACATGTGGCTGATTATCTGATCTGCGTGGCCAGAACCGGTGAAAATACGTCACCCGCAGAAGGAATCACCCTTTTCATTGTTGACATCAAAAGCCCGGGGATCAGCTGTCGACATCAGAAAACCCTAAACGACGACATCGTATCCGAAATTGTTTTTAAAAATGTCAAAGTTCCTGGAAAAAATATTTTAGGCACGATCGGTGACGCGTGGAATGATGTTCAAAAGATTCTGGACCGGGCCGCAGTCGCAAAATGCTGCGAAATGGTGGGTGGAGCCCAACGGGTTCTTGAACTGAGTGTAGAACACGCAAAAAAAAGAAAACAGTTCAACCGCCCTATCGGCAGTTTTCAGGCCATTCAACATCACTGTGCCAATATCCTTTCAGATGTGGATTCCTCACGCATGATCACCTATGAAGCCGCCTGGCGGATCAGTGAAGACATGCCCTATGCTGTCGAATCAGCCATGGCAAAATCCTGGACCAGTGAAGCCTACAAGCGGGTGGTTCACTTAGGGGTACAGATTCACGGGGGTAGCGGTCTTATCACCGATTATGACATGCACCGGTATTTCAAAGCGGCCAAAGTCGGGGGACTGATGTTTGGAGACAGTCTTTATCATCGAAAATTATTGACTGAACGGTTGAATGATTTCAAAGAACCGGTGACCAACAGATAA
- a CDS encoding 3-hydroxyacyl-CoA dehydrogenase family protein, whose protein sequence is MSKAKPIKSIGIVGSGVMGRGIAQVSYTAGYQVILVDKEQEIVDSSIKRIENSLLKLSQKGRLDQKLADEAASKIVGTTELSSLSQCDLVIEAVFENEEIKKTILKELDQVCSQQTILASNTSSLSISKLGSGLSRMENIVGMHFFNPVPIMNLVEIVKTVKTSTQALESVVEFVKSIQKKPVVVRDQAGFVVNYILTPFLFDAVKALSQGLCTVEEIDNAFRFGCGHPMGPLALCDMIGLDILVTAGNKMFEEYHDQKYAPPPLLKRLVDVGDFGIKSGRGFYQYTGMEKKEPRQFC, encoded by the coding sequence ATGTCAAAAGCAAAACCAATCAAATCCATCGGCATTGTCGGCTCGGGAGTGATGGGCAGAGGTATCGCTCAGGTCAGTTACACGGCCGGATATCAGGTCATCCTGGTGGATAAGGAACAGGAAATTGTTGACAGCAGTATCAAACGAATTGAGAATAGTCTTCTTAAGTTATCCCAGAAAGGCCGGTTGGATCAAAAACTGGCTGACGAGGCCGCATCAAAAATAGTCGGCACCACAGAACTCTCTTCCCTGTCTCAATGCGACCTGGTCATTGAAGCGGTGTTTGAAAACGAGGAAATCAAAAAAACGATTCTCAAGGAACTGGATCAGGTTTGCAGTCAGCAGACGATCCTCGCCAGCAACACATCCTCTTTGTCCATATCCAAATTGGGCTCCGGACTATCGAGGATGGAGAATATCGTCGGCATGCATTTTTTCAATCCGGTACCGATCATGAATCTGGTGGAGATCGTCAAAACGGTAAAGACATCCACCCAGGCACTGGAAAGTGTTGTGGAATTCGTGAAATCCATCCAAAAAAAACCGGTGGTCGTTCGGGATCAGGCAGGGTTTGTGGTCAACTACATCCTGACCCCTTTTCTGTTTGATGCTGTCAAGGCCCTTTCTCAAGGGTTGTGTACCGTTGAAGAGATCGACAATGCCTTTCGCTTTGGCTGTGGACACCCCATGGGACCACTGGCTTTATGCGATATGATTGGCCTGGATATTCTGGTTACAGCCGGTAATAAAATGTTTGAAGAATATCATGATCAGAAATATGCGCCGCCACCCCTTTTGAAACGGCTGGTGGATGTCGGAGATTTCGGCATCAAATCCGGGCGGGGCTTTTATCAATACACCGGGATGGAAAAAAAAGAACCCAGACAATTTTGTTGA
- a CDS encoding enoyl-CoA hydratase/isomerase family protein produces the protein MNNAFFDFRIDKRTAVVELVNTVPDPSGFMDFCVALTELCGQIRVTPDIHVLTIIDRSGSAFSFTEEIIEQTARLPDLIQRQIQVMIESLSELDRPVIAAIQGDAIGFGLEMILACDIRFATTRSRFGIPGIKNGWIPWCGGSQRLPRIVGRGKALEVLLIGEPINALDAKEMGLLYRVLPESDLVPSAMKLSDTLGEKGLLSMGYIKEAVNKGMDLTLAQGLRLEADLYYLLHTTNDRAEGIKAFQERRPPDFSGK, from the coding sequence ATGAATAATGCGTTTTTTGACTTTCGAATTGACAAACGGACAGCGGTTGTCGAATTGGTGAATACCGTACCGGACCCAAGTGGTTTCATGGATTTCTGCGTTGCACTGACGGAACTGTGTGGGCAGATCAGGGTGACCCCGGACATCCATGTATTGACGATCATCGATCGATCAGGAAGCGCATTCTCCTTTACGGAAGAGATCATTGAGCAGACCGCCCGGTTGCCGGATTTGATACAGCGTCAGATACAGGTGATGATTGAATCTCTTTCAGAACTGGATCGACCGGTTATCGCTGCGATCCAGGGGGATGCAATTGGATTCGGCCTGGAAATGATCCTGGCCTGTGACATCAGGTTTGCAACGACTCGATCTCGCTTTGGCATCCCCGGTATCAAAAACGGGTGGATTCCCTGGTGTGGCGGCAGCCAGCGGCTGCCCAGAATTGTCGGCCGGGGAAAGGCATTGGAGGTGCTTTTGATCGGTGAACCGATCAATGCCCTGGATGCCAAGGAAATGGGGCTGCTTTACCGGGTGCTTCCGGAAAGCGATCTGGTGCCGTCTGCTATGAAATTGAGTGACACCCTGGGTGAAAAAGGTCTGTTATCCATGGGCTACATCAAGGAAGCGGTCAACAAAGGGATGGACCTGACCCTTGCCCAGGGACTTAGACTGGAAGCCGACCTGTATTATCTGCTGCATACCACCAATGACCGCGCAGAAGGGATCAAGGCATTTCAGGAACGGCGACCGCCCGATTTTTCCGGAAAATAA
- a CDS encoding M24 family metallopeptidase has protein sequence MIEASPKLTFGTRAADWTEGINFSRMRKDRLARTHAALKQNDITACLLTRPENIRYATAGRGLDFIDQSRYALITEKNEPIFYESHGTLAGIHPWVNPENIRQSFHWANQACGPTAVWESAKKFADSIKQELKTQGLEKEKIGIDTVDEPGRLALKEAGIKTVNAMPVMLEARAVKTQDELNCLRMAVAITEIGWCAIYDALRPGVRDCDLVAAAHEAMYKAGIEDIWMVILSSGGPPQVMDKIIRVGDVVTVDFVRCTYMGYNTCWYRNTVVGKKPSAQQMDKYKRMNDRLYKVLDAIKPGVTTAEVARLWEPADQKGFTSEEAAWCDDMGHGIGLSLYEYPVTNRLWSLDHPQTYEKGMTIAVEALDTIDPSLGRIKVEEMVVVTDNGVQILNTLPSKGLMVAHPIQIAE, from the coding sequence ATGATAGAGGCATCACCAAAACTCACGTTTGGCACAAGGGCGGCCGACTGGACTGAAGGTATCAATTTCAGCCGTATGAGAAAAGACCGGCTGGCCAGAACCCATGCAGCGTTAAAACAAAACGATATCACCGCATGTCTGCTGACAAGACCTGAAAACATTCGATACGCAACTGCCGGCAGAGGACTGGATTTCATCGACCAAAGCCGATATGCGCTGATCACCGAGAAAAATGAGCCGATTTTTTATGAATCGCATGGTACATTGGCCGGCATACATCCCTGGGTGAATCCGGAAAATATCCGGCAGTCCTTTCATTGGGCCAATCAGGCCTGCGGCCCGACCGCTGTCTGGGAGTCGGCCAAAAAATTCGCTGATTCCATTAAACAGGAATTAAAAACCCAGGGGCTGGAAAAAGAAAAGATAGGTATCGATACCGTTGACGAACCAGGCCGGCTGGCACTAAAGGAAGCGGGAATAAAGACAGTCAACGCCATGCCCGTCATGCTGGAAGCTCGTGCTGTCAAAACCCAGGACGAACTCAACTGCCTGAGAATGGCCGTAGCTATCACCGAAATCGGCTGGTGCGCAATATACGACGCTCTGAGGCCGGGGGTTCGGGACTGCGACCTGGTGGCTGCAGCCCATGAAGCCATGTATAAAGCAGGCATCGAAGACATATGGATGGTCATTCTCAGCTCTGGGGGACCTCCCCAGGTTATGGATAAAATTATTCGGGTGGGAGACGTGGTCACCGTTGATTTCGTCCGGTGTACCTACATGGGCTACAACACCTGCTGGTATCGCAATACCGTTGTCGGAAAAAAACCTTCGGCCCAACAGATGGACAAATACAAACGGATGAATGACCGGCTTTACAAGGTACTAGATGCCATCAAACCCGGCGTTACAACCGCCGAGGTGGCCAGACTCTGGGAACCGGCAGACCAGAAAGGGTTCACATCCGAAGAGGCGGCCTGGTGTGATGATATGGGCCACGGCATCGGCCTGTCGCTGTATGAATACCCGGTAACCAACCGACTCTGGTCACTGGACCATCCACAGACCTATGAAAAAGGCATGACCATAGCGGTTGAGGCGCTGGACACCATTGATCCCTCTTTAGGCAGAATCAAGGTGGAAGAGATGGTAGTTGTCACCGACAACGGCGTTCAGATCCTGAATACGCTTCCCAGTAAAGGACTGATGGTGGCACATCCGATTCAAATTGCCGAATAA
- a CDS encoding Zn-ribbon domain-containing OB-fold protein: protein MEEKSSGKDIYVGDGLFVPPQSPSQEPHLIGSKCNNCGEVTFPKQPWCANCGGDAEELLLSSRGKLYSFSNVNNPVPEGYKGPIPYGVGVVEVDGVRVMSYITEHDPGKLKIGMDMKLVIEPLFVDDEGNNVIGFKWRGLS from the coding sequence ATGGAAGAGAAATCTTCAGGCAAAGATATCTATGTAGGCGACGGGTTGTTTGTACCTCCCCAATCACCGTCGCAAGAGCCGCACCTCATTGGCAGCAAATGCAACAACTGCGGTGAAGTCACGTTCCCGAAACAGCCCTGGTGTGCCAACTGCGGCGGTGACGCGGAAGAGCTGCTCTTAAGTTCAAGGGGAAAATTATATTCCTTCAGCAACGTCAACAATCCGGTTCCGGAAGGGTACAAAGGGCCGATTCCATATGGGGTGGGTGTGGTGGAAGTCGATGGGGTGAGGGTGATGTCGTATATCACCGAACATGATCCCGGCAAGCTGAAAATCGGGATGGACATGAAATTGGTGATTGAACCTCTGTTCGTGGATGACGAGGGCAACAATGTAATTGGTTTCAAGTGGAGGGGGCTGTCATGA
- a CDS encoding UbiD family decarboxylase codes for MAILDLNEWIEQLEKEGEVARIKEKVDWNLELGGITQETFDRKGPALLFENIKDHENTVCRKFFTGALASFSRIALMLGLPKDTPYRELIDVWRERSKRRIKPKVVKTGPVKENIIKEADVDMFQFPAPFWHELDGHRYIGTFDGVVTKDRDSDWINVGLYRRAIHNEKQLGITFTVGQHAWLHWRSYSKKGENVPIAVAVGWNPILPAVSCSHQGIGTCEYDVMGGIMGEPVELVKCETNDLLVPASAQIVYEGYLDTNKDSFMLEGPFGEYTGYYCSVPHTRPVFNVTCITHRNDPILQGTLEGVPINEDHHIEAIGHSASIRDLLDERMRGVTAVNVDPSTAWSNVFVQIDNSYIGQVHQVAANIWSSMTSVMCGKNIFVFDQDVDIFDLNKVMWAIGYRLNPDRDIIKFPGWISPLDPSIHPKDRVHEAVKKGNRLLFDCTKPLDWPRTDEWFGERFAPLAYPDDATMKKVRENWSKYGINA; via the coding sequence ATGGCGATCCTTGATTTAAACGAATGGATTGAGCAGCTTGAAAAAGAAGGGGAAGTAGCCAGGATTAAGGAAAAGGTGGACTGGAATCTGGAATTGGGTGGCATCACCCAGGAAACTTTCGACAGAAAAGGGCCGGCCCTGTTGTTCGAAAATATAAAGGACCATGAAAATACGGTATGCCGTAAATTTTTCACCGGGGCCCTGGCCAGTTTTTCCAGAATCGCCTTGATGCTGGGACTCCCCAAGGATACTCCCTACAGAGAACTGATCGATGTATGGCGGGAACGATCCAAGCGGCGTATCAAACCAAAGGTTGTGAAAACAGGACCGGTGAAAGAAAATATCATCAAGGAAGCGGATGTGGACATGTTTCAGTTCCCTGCCCCCTTCTGGCACGAACTGGATGGCCATCGCTACATCGGGACGTTTGACGGGGTGGTCACCAAAGACCGCGATTCAGACTGGATCAATGTGGGGCTGTATCGACGGGCGATCCATAACGAGAAACAGCTGGGTATCACCTTCACCGTCGGGCAGCACGCATGGCTTCACTGGCGCAGTTACAGCAAAAAAGGTGAAAATGTCCCCATAGCGGTGGCGGTCGGATGGAACCCCATTTTGCCGGCGGTATCCTGTTCCCATCAGGGGATCGGCACATGTGAATATGATGTCATGGGCGGTATCATGGGCGAACCGGTGGAACTGGTGAAGTGCGAAACCAATGACCTGCTGGTGCCGGCCTCCGCACAAATCGTGTATGAAGGATATCTTGACACCAACAAGGACAGTTTCATGCTGGAGGGTCCCTTCGGCGAATATACCGGCTACTATTGCAGCGTTCCCCACACACGTCCGGTCTTTAATGTGACATGCATCACTCATCGGAATGATCCGATTCTCCAGGGAACCCTGGAAGGGGTGCCCATCAATGAAGATCACCACATTGAGGCCATTGGTCACTCCGCTTCCATCCGGGATCTTCTGGATGAAAGAATGCGGGGCGTCACGGCGGTCAACGTGGACCCGAGCACGGCATGGTCCAACGTGTTTGTCCAGATCGACAACAGTTATATCGGCCAGGTCCATCAGGTTGCAGCCAATATCTGGAGTTCCATGACTTCGGTAATGTGCGGAAAAAATATTTTTGTGTTCGATCAGGACGTGGATATTTTTGATCTGAACAAAGTGATGTGGGCCATCGGGTACCGGCTCAATCCGGACAGAGACATCATCAAATTCCCCGGGTGGATATCCCCTCTGGATCCATCCATACATCCGAAAGACCGGGTCCACGAAGCGGTGAAAAAAGGGAACCGTCTGCTCTTTGACTGTACCAAACCGTTGGATTGGCCACGGACGGACGAATGGTTCGGTGAAAGGTTTGCACCGTTGGCCTACCCGGATGATGCAACCATGAAAAAAGTCCGGGAAAACTGGAGCAAATACGGCATAAACGCATAA
- a CDS encoding acyl-CoA dehydrogenase family protein: MDFRFTPEEEAYQKEVREFLDMKCTQEVVHEHESGQGLGPASRALLRKMGEQNLLAPAWPKKYGGRGLSPVTRFILSEELAYHHGPYPLSCIEVAGPGIRHYGTEEQKKEFIGRIANGELEFATGYTEPDSGSDVASLQLQALEAVETDNKFIVNGQKVFNTHAHYADYMWLATRTDTTVSKHKGISVFILDMETPGIEIRPMYTFAGVRTNEVFFNNVEIPKTRLVGEKNRGWEYIVGALNYERGGTVGDLQAGYDELVDYVKKAKSDGQLFCDEAWLDEELVKLATELRIGRWLIYRVAYLQDKQLPITYEASLGKLYASQIRLHLFDVVMQSIGPYGQLRDWSKYTDLDQTMLPRYLDSPRWSIVAGTSEIQRNIMAIRGLKLPAK, from the coding sequence ATGGATTTCAGGTTTACACCGGAAGAAGAAGCATATCAGAAGGAAGTGCGGGAATTTCTGGACATGAAATGCACCCAGGAAGTTGTTCACGAACATGAATCCGGTCAGGGACTGGGTCCAGCTTCACGAGCGCTGCTCCGCAAGATGGGAGAGCAGAACCTGCTTGCCCCGGCCTGGCCGAAAAAGTACGGCGGACGCGGATTGTCCCCGGTAACCAGATTTATTCTCAGTGAAGAACTGGCTTATCATCACGGGCCTTATCCCTTGAGCTGTATCGAAGTGGCCGGGCCCGGAATCCGGCATTATGGCACAGAAGAACAGAAAAAAGAGTTTATCGGCCGGATTGCCAACGGTGAACTGGAGTTCGCGACCGGGTATACGGAGCCGGACTCCGGTTCCGATGTGGCGTCATTGCAGCTGCAGGCTTTGGAAGCTGTAGAAACAGATAATAAATTCATCGTTAACGGACAAAAGGTATTCAATACTCATGCGCATTATGCGGATTATATGTGGCTGGCCACAAGAACGGACACAACAGTTTCCAAACACAAAGGGATTTCCGTATTTATTCTGGACATGGAAACCCCGGGCATCGAAATACGTCCCATGTATACCTTTGCCGGAGTGAGAACCAATGAAGTGTTCTTCAACAATGTGGAAATCCCCAAAACCCGTCTGGTAGGGGAAAAGAACAGAGGGTGGGAATACATTGTCGGGGCGCTCAACTACGAGCGGGGCGGTACAGTCGGGGACTTGCAGGCCGGTTATGATGAACTGGTGGACTACGTCAAAAAGGCCAAAAGCGACGGCCAGCTTTTTTGTGACGAGGCGTGGCTGGACGAAGAACTGGTAAAGCTGGCCACGGAACTGAGAATCGGGCGGTGGCTCATATACCGGGTGGCTTACCTGCAGGACAAACAGCTGCCGATTACTTACGAAGCCTCTCTTGGAAAACTCTATGCATCCCAGATCAGGCTGCACCTGTTTGACGTCGTGATGCAGAGCATCGGACCATACGGTCAGCTGCGTGACTGGTCCAAATATACGGATCTGGATCAGACCATGCTGCCTCGATATCTGGACAGTCCGCGCTGGAGCATCGTTGCCGGAACATCGGAGATTCAAAGGAATATCATGGCGATTCGAGGGCTGAAGCTGCCTGCAAAATGA
- a CDS encoding enoyl-CoA hydratase/isomerase family protein yields the protein MNAFKTLQYEKERGIAQITLNRPDALNAFSIQMRDDLYSVLEAIRDDDDVRVAVLKGAGEKAFCAGADLSEFLTAPPPVQSRKIRFERDVWGLFTRMPQPFIAALHGYVLGSGIEMALCCDIRIASEDARFGLPEVALGIIPAAGGTQTLPRVIGRAQAMEMLLSNRWIDAQEAKDNHLVNLVVPKNVLYDQAWEWAKKIAAYDPLAVRYLKQAVVKGMDRSLPDGLDLEKILAARLKAERPPQK from the coding sequence ATGAACGCTTTCAAAACTTTGCAGTATGAAAAAGAACGGGGCATCGCTCAAATCACCCTCAATCGTCCGGATGCGTTGAATGCCTTCAGCATACAGATGCGTGATGATCTCTATAGTGTCCTGGAAGCCATCAGGGATGATGATGACGTCAGGGTGGCCGTGTTGAAAGGTGCCGGTGAAAAAGCGTTTTGTGCCGGCGCGGATCTGTCTGAATTTCTGACGGCCCCTCCCCCGGTTCAATCCCGCAAGATCCGTTTTGAAAGAGATGTCTGGGGCCTGTTTACAAGAATGCCTCAACCTTTTATTGCGGCCCTGCACGGCTATGTCCTGGGTTCGGGAATCGAGATGGCGCTATGCTGTGACATTCGCATTGCTTCGGAAGATGCCCGGTTCGGATTACCGGAAGTGGCTCTAGGCATCATTCCGGCGGCCGGCGGCACCCAAACGCTTCCACGCGTCATCGGACGGGCCCAAGCCATGGAAATGCTTTTAAGCAATCGATGGATCGATGCACAGGAAGCAAAAGACAACCATCTGGTGAACCTGGTAGTTCCCAAGAACGTGCTTTATGATCAAGCCTGGGAATGGGCAAAAAAAATTGCCGCATACGATCCGCTTGCGGTGAGGTATCTAAAACAGGCGGTTGTCAAAGGGATGGACCGCTCACTGCCTGACGGTCTTGACCTTGAAAAGATTCTGGCAGCCCGCCTTAAGGCGGAACGCCCGCCTCAAAAGTAG